In Oryza sativa Japonica Group chromosome 2, ASM3414082v1, the following are encoded in one genomic region:
- the LOC4330947 gene encoding anaphase-promoting complex subunit 4 isoform X2 → MAEEQMEEASTAGAAATPFQLQFDKPIPFQIKMAEWNPEKDLLAMVTDDSKVVLHRFNWQRLWTISPGKCITSICWSPDGKIVALGTEDGLVLLHDVENGKMLRRIKSHDVAIVCLNWAEDELLSRTDKDGLLSYEDRTARFFPPAPVIPRIGGLSSGDTGLSDENEESIQEFSSASCQRFNILCSGDKGGCICFSIFGIFPVGKININEVPIHFQSSGNKTSYRLQDASISKVCLSGNLHQLVLLCPGKLIDIDNLSHSNHISTGLHCLHLDTSIFFNRKNELHQISQQASSIQDLVEVVRSSLSMMAKQWSSAMNLFNEKFSALPSLIAAHGMESSSEDEFMSLLFGTRTSPALHQFLVSSLGEAALKRIAKAVDSAGRELRVVVSEHLQPAVEIISFRLAELRGLARWRSRFQNVGLDEKLIYGVTEKIGMLVVQVERFSRVAATVLYLFQNFFSWVLKCVKILLSEPTDQVPAANSELVVLFLKFLLDKDPIKQLLDANQRFECDLDTVRHLEQLVVLGGFTDTHFLEKTLMKQFNELDESLEEAFSMPFTTISSQIHCQELLPLYPITSSVDLSSTCILTSVSFYKDEDSQNSGSSYSLTDYICFKIPDGSLNLKNCIGVIKDFSNSSASGPSSSGFLLHIPDEYECVDVSLYKDSQIVVLLSERSYSDGPGSSYIVMLQMENFSFVPLSRMFPSNIYSVQELSAQELQLDTDYGKKVRSIPHAVSTPLAVSASRGVACVFSSRRHALVYILDEDEDEDEDESSDME, encoded by the exons ATGGCGGAAGAGCAGATGGAGGAGGCGtcgacggcgggggcggcggccacGCCGTTCCAGCTCCAGTTCGACAAGCCCATCCCCTTCCAG ATAAAAATGGCAGAGTGGAATCCAGAGAAGGATCTACTTGCTATGGTTACTGATGACTCTAAGGTTGTCCTTCATCGATTCAATTGGCAAAGGCTATGGACTATCTCCCCAG GGAAGTGCATCACATCTATTTGTTGGAGCCCCGATGGTAAAATAGTAGCACTTGGTACCGAAGATGGTTTGGTTCTTTTGCATGATGTTGAG AATGGGAAAATGCTAAGAAGAATAAAATCCCATGATGTTGCCATTGTATGTTTGAACTGGGCAGAAGATGAGCTTCTATCAAGG ACCGACAAGGATGGCCTGTTATCCTATGAAGACCGCACTGCACGCTTCTTTCCTCCCGCTCCTGTGATTCCTAGGATCGGTGGGCTGAGTTCTGGAGACACTGGTCTTTCAGATGAGAATGAAGAATCCATTCAGGAATTTTCAAGCGCTTCCTGCCAGCGTTTTAATATTCTGTGCAGTGGTGATAAAGGTGGTTGCATTTGCTTCAGTATCTTTGGAATATTCCCAGTTGGAAAGATA AACATTAATGAGGTTCCTATCCATTTCCAATCCTCTGGAAACAAAACTAGTTACCGGCTTCAGGATGCTTCCATAAGCAAG GTCTGTTTATCAGGAAACCTCCATCAGTTAGTTCTCCTGTGCCCTGGAAAGCTGATTGATATTGACAACCTTTCTCATAGTAATCACATTTCTACTGGGTTACATTGTCTGCATTTGGACACTTCTATCTTTTTCAACAG GAaaaatgagctacatcagatCTCCCAACAAGCATCAAGTATTCAAGATCTGGTTGAAGTTGTCCGTTCTTCCCTATCCATGATGGCCAAACAATGGTCAAGTGCCATGAACTTATTTAATGAAAAATTCAGCGCCTTGCCTTCTCTGATAGCTGCCCATG GGATGGAATCTAGCTCTGAGGATGAGTTTATGAGCCTTTTGTTTGGTACACGTACAAGTCCAGCACTTCACCAATTTTTAGTCAGCTCACTTGGTGAAGCG GCTCTCAAGAGAATAGCTAAGGCTGTTGATAGTGCTGGACGAGAACTTCGTGTTGTTGTCAGTGAGCATCTTCAG CCTGCAGTTGAAATTATTTCATTCAGACTTGCGGAACTAAGAGGCCTTGCAAGATGGCGCTCACGATTTCAGAACGTTGGGTTAGATGAAAAGCTTATTTATGGTGTGACTGAGAAGATAGGAATGCTAGTTGTTCAAGTTGAGCGTTTTTCAAGGGTTGCGGCTACTGTTCTTTATCTG TTCCAAAATTTCTTCAGTTGGGTTTTAAAGTGTGTTAAGATTTTATTAAGTGAACCAACCGATCAAGTTCCAGCTGCGAACAG tGAACTCGTGGTGCTTTTTCTGAAGTTCCTTCTTGATAAGGATCCAATCAAACAGTTACTTGATGCAAATCAAAGATTTGAGTGTGATTT GGACACTGTAAGACATCTTGAGCAGCTAGTAGTTTTGGGGGGATTTACAGATACCCATTTTTTGGAAAAGACTTTAATGAAGCAATTTAATGAGCTGGATGAAAG CCTGGAGGAGGCTTTCTCGATGCCATTCACCACTATTTCTTCACAAATACATTGCCAAGAATTGCTTCCTCTTTATCCTATCACGTCATCGGTTGACTTGTCATCAACCTGTATTCTGACATCAGTGTCATTCTATAAG GATGAAGATTCTCAGAATAGTGGGTCTTCATATAGCTTGACTGACTATATATGCTTCAAGATACCCGATGGATCCTTGAACTTGAAGAATTGCATTGGTGTGATAAAGGACTTCTCTAACTCTTCTGCCAGCGGACCATCTTCTTCAGGATTTCTATTGCATATACCTGATGAATATGAGTGCGTTGATGTATCTCTTTACAAG GACAGCCAGATTGTTGTACTACTCAGTGAAAGGTCATATTCTGATGGTCCTGGAAGTTCTTATATTGTAATGCTGCAGATGGAGAACTTCTCTTTTGTGCCTCTCTCAAGGATGTTCCCTTCAAATATTTACAGTGTACAAGAGCTGTCG GCACAGGAGCTCCAGTTGGACACCGACTATGGGAAAAAAGTTCGTAGCATACCTCACGCCGTGTCCACTCCACTGGCAGTCAGTG CCTCAAGAGGAGTGGCTTGTGTCTTTTCATCTCGGCGGCATGCTTTGGTTTATATCCTTGATGAagatgaggatgaggatgaggatgaaTCTTCTGATATGGAATGA
- the LOC4330947 gene encoding anaphase-promoting complex subunit 4 isoform X1, whose protein sequence is MAEEQMEEASTAGAAATPFQLQFDKPIPFQIKMAEWNPEKDLLAMVTDDSKVVLHRFNWQRLWTISPGKCITSICWSPDGKIVALGTEDGLVLLHDVENGKMLRRIKSHDVAIVCLNWAEDELLSRTDKDGLLSYEDRTARFFPPAPVIPRIGGLSSGDTGLSDENEESIQEFSSASCQRFNILCSGDKGGCICFSIFGIFPVGKININEVPIHFQSSGNKTSYRLQDASISKVCLSGNLHQLVLLCPGKLIDIDNLSHSNHISTGLHCLHLDTSIFFNRKNELHQISQQASSIQDLVEVVRSSLSMMAKQWSSAMNLFNEKFSALPSLIAAHGMESSSEDEFMSLLFGTRTSPALHQFLVSSLGEAALKRIAKAVDSAGRELRVVVSEHLQPAVEIISFRLAELRGLARWRSRFQNVGLDEKLIYGVTEKIGMLVVQVERFSRVAATVLYLFQNFFSWVLKCVKILLSEPTDQVPAANSELVVLFLKFLLDKDPIKQLLDANQRFECDLDTVRHLEQLVVLGGFTDTHFLEKTLMKQFNELDESLEEAFSMPFTTISSQIHCQELLPLYPITSSVDLSSTCILTSVSFYKQDEDSQNSGSSYSLTDYICFKIPDGSLNLKNCIGVIKDFSNSSASGPSSSGFLLHIPDEYECVDVSLYKDSQIVVLLSERSYSDGPGSSYIVMLQMENFSFVPLSRMFPSNIYSVQELSAQELQLDTDYGKKVRSIPHAVSTPLAVSASRGVACVFSSRRHALVYILDEDEDEDEDESSDME, encoded by the exons ATGGCGGAAGAGCAGATGGAGGAGGCGtcgacggcgggggcggcggccacGCCGTTCCAGCTCCAGTTCGACAAGCCCATCCCCTTCCAG ATAAAAATGGCAGAGTGGAATCCAGAGAAGGATCTACTTGCTATGGTTACTGATGACTCTAAGGTTGTCCTTCATCGATTCAATTGGCAAAGGCTATGGACTATCTCCCCAG GGAAGTGCATCACATCTATTTGTTGGAGCCCCGATGGTAAAATAGTAGCACTTGGTACCGAAGATGGTTTGGTTCTTTTGCATGATGTTGAG AATGGGAAAATGCTAAGAAGAATAAAATCCCATGATGTTGCCATTGTATGTTTGAACTGGGCAGAAGATGAGCTTCTATCAAGG ACCGACAAGGATGGCCTGTTATCCTATGAAGACCGCACTGCACGCTTCTTTCCTCCCGCTCCTGTGATTCCTAGGATCGGTGGGCTGAGTTCTGGAGACACTGGTCTTTCAGATGAGAATGAAGAATCCATTCAGGAATTTTCAAGCGCTTCCTGCCAGCGTTTTAATATTCTGTGCAGTGGTGATAAAGGTGGTTGCATTTGCTTCAGTATCTTTGGAATATTCCCAGTTGGAAAGATA AACATTAATGAGGTTCCTATCCATTTCCAATCCTCTGGAAACAAAACTAGTTACCGGCTTCAGGATGCTTCCATAAGCAAG GTCTGTTTATCAGGAAACCTCCATCAGTTAGTTCTCCTGTGCCCTGGAAAGCTGATTGATATTGACAACCTTTCTCATAGTAATCACATTTCTACTGGGTTACATTGTCTGCATTTGGACACTTCTATCTTTTTCAACAG GAaaaatgagctacatcagatCTCCCAACAAGCATCAAGTATTCAAGATCTGGTTGAAGTTGTCCGTTCTTCCCTATCCATGATGGCCAAACAATGGTCAAGTGCCATGAACTTATTTAATGAAAAATTCAGCGCCTTGCCTTCTCTGATAGCTGCCCATG GGATGGAATCTAGCTCTGAGGATGAGTTTATGAGCCTTTTGTTTGGTACACGTACAAGTCCAGCACTTCACCAATTTTTAGTCAGCTCACTTGGTGAAGCG GCTCTCAAGAGAATAGCTAAGGCTGTTGATAGTGCTGGACGAGAACTTCGTGTTGTTGTCAGTGAGCATCTTCAG CCTGCAGTTGAAATTATTTCATTCAGACTTGCGGAACTAAGAGGCCTTGCAAGATGGCGCTCACGATTTCAGAACGTTGGGTTAGATGAAAAGCTTATTTATGGTGTGACTGAGAAGATAGGAATGCTAGTTGTTCAAGTTGAGCGTTTTTCAAGGGTTGCGGCTACTGTTCTTTATCTG TTCCAAAATTTCTTCAGTTGGGTTTTAAAGTGTGTTAAGATTTTATTAAGTGAACCAACCGATCAAGTTCCAGCTGCGAACAG tGAACTCGTGGTGCTTTTTCTGAAGTTCCTTCTTGATAAGGATCCAATCAAACAGTTACTTGATGCAAATCAAAGATTTGAGTGTGATTT GGACACTGTAAGACATCTTGAGCAGCTAGTAGTTTTGGGGGGATTTACAGATACCCATTTTTTGGAAAAGACTTTAATGAAGCAATTTAATGAGCTGGATGAAAG CCTGGAGGAGGCTTTCTCGATGCCATTCACCACTATTTCTTCACAAATACATTGCCAAGAATTGCTTCCTCTTTATCCTATCACGTCATCGGTTGACTTGTCATCAACCTGTATTCTGACATCAGTGTCATTCTATAAG CAGGATGAAGATTCTCAGAATAGTGGGTCTTCATATAGCTTGACTGACTATATATGCTTCAAGATACCCGATGGATCCTTGAACTTGAAGAATTGCATTGGTGTGATAAAGGACTTCTCTAACTCTTCTGCCAGCGGACCATCTTCTTCAGGATTTCTATTGCATATACCTGATGAATATGAGTGCGTTGATGTATCTCTTTACAAG GACAGCCAGATTGTTGTACTACTCAGTGAAAGGTCATATTCTGATGGTCCTGGAAGTTCTTATATTGTAATGCTGCAGATGGAGAACTTCTCTTTTGTGCCTCTCTCAAGGATGTTCCCTTCAAATATTTACAGTGTACAAGAGCTGTCG GCACAGGAGCTCCAGTTGGACACCGACTATGGGAAAAAAGTTCGTAGCATACCTCACGCCGTGTCCACTCCACTGGCAGTCAGTG CCTCAAGAGGAGTGGCTTGTGTCTTTTCATCTCGGCGGCATGCTTTGGTTTATATCCTTGATGAagatgaggatgaggatgaggatgaaTCTTCTGATATGGAATGA
- the LOC107276933 gene encoding beta-1,3-galactosyltransferase pvg3: protein MAANFSACLVPVAVLALFYLVIFPNDLSQLKSALAPCDAASKSVAAAAAADDDVDFRMFFGILTRPDFYERRALLRMAYALQPPPRRAAIDVRFVMCSLDKEEDAVLVAMEIITHGDILVLNCTENMNDGKTYDYFSALPRLFPAGAEPRYDFAGKIDDDTYYRLGALADTLRRKPRRDMYHGFLNPCHIDPAWQYMSGMGYIVSWDVAEWIAASPELRGREIGYEDDVFGRWLRGAGKGKNRFGEEPRMYDYLDREMYGADVNCFRHELIADTVAVHKLKDRLKWARTLRFFNATDGLKPSKMYHVDLTPRI from the coding sequence ATGGCGGCGAACTTCTCTGCCTGCCTCGtccccgtcgccgtcctcgcgcTCTTCTACCTGGTCATCTTCCCCAACGACTTGAGCCAGCTCAAGTCGGCGCTTGCCCCATGCGACGCCGCCAGCAAgagcgtcgcggcggcggcggcggcggacgacgacgtcgactTCCGCATGTTCTTCGGCATCCTCACCCGCCCCGACTTCTACGAGCGGCGCGCGCTGCTCCGCATGGCGTACgcgctccagccgccgccgcggcgcgccgccatCGACGTCCGCTTCGTGATGTGCAGCCTGGAcaaggaggaggacgccgtGCTGGTGGCGATGGAGATCATCACCCACGGCGACATCCTCGTGCTCAACTGCACCGAGAACATGAACGACGGCAAGACGTACGACTACTTCTCGGCCCTCCCGCGCCTGttccccgccggcgccgagccGCGCTACGACTTCGCCGGCAAGATCGACGACGACACGTACTACCGCCTGGGCGCGCTCGCCGACACGCTGCGCCGCAAGCCGCGCCGCGACATGTACCACGGGTTCCTGAACCCGTGCCACATCGACCCGGCGTGGCAGTACATGTCCGGGATGGGGTACATCGTGTCGTGGGACGTGGCGGAGTGGATCGCGGCGTCGCCGGAGCTGCGGGGCCGGGAGATCGGGTACGAGGACGACGTGTTCGGCCGGTGGTTGCGCGGGGCAGGCAAGGGGAAGAACAGGTTCGGCGAGGAGCCGCGGATGTACGACTACCTGGACAGGGAGATGTACGGCGCCGACGTCAACTGCTTCCGCCACGAGCTCATCGCCGACACGGTGGCCGTGCACAAGCTCAAGGACCGCCTCAAGTGGGCGCGCACGCTCCGCTTCTTCAACGCCACCGATGGGCTCAAGCCTTCCAAGATGTACCATGTAGATCTCACACCTAGGATCTAA
- the LOC107275996 gene encoding beta-1,3-galactosyltransferase pvg3 — protein sequence MMAMKKSFSLLFFLPFLLLAIIYFVIFPNEFRLQSSLAACGDSAPATAADAVAKAAPDIRVLLGVLTRADKYERRALVRLAYALQPAPARAVVHVRFVVCNLTAEEDAALVGLEIAAYGDIIVLDCTENMDNGKTYTYFSAVPRLFAGEPYDYVGKTDDDTYYRLGALADALRDKPRRDAYYGFLTPCHADPRTQYMSGMGYVVSWDVAAWVAATPELQNDLKGPEDKLFGRWLRWGGRGRNVFGAEPRMYDYLDGGMRHGPTCFRHLLQADTVAVHKLKDNLKWARTLNFFNATEGHKASPLFHVDH from the coding sequence ATGATGGCCATGAAGAAGTCGTTTTCTCTACTGTTTTTCCTACCTTTCCTTCTCCTCGCCATCATCTACTTCGTTATCTTCCCCAACGAATTCAGGCTCCAATCCTCGCTCGCGGCGTGCGGCGACagcgcgccggcgacggcggccgacgcggTGGCGAAGGCGGCCCCGGACATCCGCGTGCTCCTCGGCGTGCTCACCCGCGCCGACAAGTACGAGCGGCGCGCGCTGGTCCGCCTCGCCTACGCGCTCCAGCCGGCGCCCGCCCGCGCCGTGGTCCACGTCCGGTTCGTCGTGTGCAACCTCACCGCCGAGGAGGACGCGGCGCTGGTGGGGCTGGAGATCGCCGCGTACGGCGACATCATCGTGCTCGACTGCACGGAGAACATGGACAACGGCAAGACGTACACCTACTTCTCGGCCGTCCCGCGGCTGTTCGCCGGCGAGCCCTACGACTACGTCGGCAAGACGGACGACGACACCTACTACCGCCTGGGCGCGCTCGCCGACGCGCTCCGGGACAAGCCGCGGCGCGACGCGTACTACGGGTTCCTGACGCCGTGCCACGCCGACCCGAGGACGCAGTACATGTCCGGCATGGGGTACGTCGTGTCGTGGGACGTGGCGGcgtgggtggcggcgacgccggaGCTCCAGAACGACCTGAAGGGGCCGGAGGACAAGCTGTTCGGCCGTTGGCTGCGGTGGGGTGGCAGGGGGAGGAACGTGTTCGGCGCGGAGCCGCGGATGTACGACTACCtcgacggcgggatgcggcacGGGCCGACGTGCTTCCGCCACCTGCTCCAGGCGGACACGGTCGCCGTCCACAAGCTCAAGGACAACCTGAAATGGGCGCGAACGCTCAACTTCTTCAACGCCACCGAGGGCCACAAGGCTTCCCCGCTGTTCCATGTGGACCACTAA
- the LOC4330946 gene encoding large ribosomal subunit protein eL33w: protein MVKGRTGQRVRLYVRGTILGYKRSKSNQYENTSLVQIEGVNTKEEVAWYCGKRMAYVYKAKTKSGGTNYRCIWGKVTRPHGNSGVVRAKFKSNLPPASMGRKVRVFMYPSSI, encoded by the exons atgGTGAAGGGACGCACCGGGCAGCGCGTGCGGCTCTACGTCCGCGGCACCATCCTCGGATACAAGAG GTCGAAGTCGAACCAGTACGAGAACACGTCGCTGGTGCAGATCGAGGGGGTGAACACCAAGGAGGAGGTGGCGTGGTACTGCGGGAAGAGGATGGCGTACGTGTACAAGGCCAAGACCAAGAGCGGCGGCACGAACTACCGCTGCATCTGGGGCAAGGTCACCCGCCCCCATGGCAACTCCGGCGTCGTCCGCGCCAAGTTCAAGTCCAACCTGCCCCCCGCTTCCATG GGGCGCAAGGTCAGAGTCTTCATGTACCCGAGCAGCATCTAA